One genomic region from Argentina anserina chromosome 2, drPotAnse1.1, whole genome shotgun sequence encodes:
- the LOC126783107 gene encoding protein RBL — translation MNASIIDPLQGDFPEVIEEYLEHGTMKCIAFNRRGTLLAAGCSDGNCIIWDFETRGIAKELHDKECVAAITSVCWSKYGHRVLVSAADKSLTLWDIVSGEKITRTILQQTPLQARLHPGSSTPSLCLACPLSSAPMIVDLNTGSTTMLPVSIPDSNPGFAPPSRNKISDGTPPFSPTAACFNKYGDLVYAGNSKGEILLIDYNSIQVLAMVPTSGCSVIKNIVFSRNGQYLLTNSNDRTIRIYENLLPLKGGLKALNGLTGIDGLDDVEKLKVVGSKCLTLFREFQDTITKMHWKAPCFSGDGEWVIGGSASKGEHKIYIWDRAGHLVKILEGPKEALIDLVWHPVHPIVVSVSLTGLVYIWAKDYTENWSAFAPDFKELEENEEYIEREDEFDLIPETEKAKESNVNEDDEVDIVTVDKDSAFSDSDMSQDELCFLPAIPLPDAPEQHDKCLESSSKLVESNNSGSPLSEDGRPNGRAINHASSPLEEDPGTTRMKRKRKPSEKWLDLQL, via the exons ATGAACGCTTCTATAATCG ACCCACTGCAAGGTGATTTCCCAGAAGTGATTGAGGAGTATTTGGAACATGGCACTATGAAATGCATTGCCTTCAATCGCCGCGGTACTCTTCTTGCTG CTGGGTGCTCTGATGGTAATTGCATAATCTGGGATTTTGAGACAAGGGGCATTGCTAAGGAGCTCCATGATAAAGAATGTGTTGCTGCCATAACTAGTGTATGTTGGTCAAAGTATGGTCATCGTGTTCTTGTGTCTGCAGCTGATAAGTCGTTGACACTATGGGACATTGTCAGTGGCGAGAAGATTACAAGAACGATACTGCAACAAACTCCTCTACAAGCTCGATTACATCCTGGTTCCTCTACTCCATCTCTTTGCTTGGCTTGCCCTCTCTCATCTGCTCCCATGATTGTTGACTTGAACACAGGAAGTACAACTATGCTTCCAGTTTCCATTCCGGACTCTAATCCAGGATTCGCCCCTCCATCACGGAATAAAATTTCTGATGGAACTCCCCCCTTTTCTCCTACTGCTGCTTGCTTCAATAAGTATGGGGATCTGGTTTATGCAGGGAACTCCAAAGGGGAAATACTTCTGATAGATTATAATAGTATCCAAGTGCTTGCCATGGTTCCTACATCTGGATGTTCTGTGATTAAGAACATAGTTTTCAGCAGAAATGGTCAGTATCTGCTTACAAATTCAAATGATAGAACAATAAGGATTTACGAGAACCTTCTTCCTTTGAAAGGTGGACTTAAAGCCCTAAATGGCTTAACTGGCATTGATGGACTAGATGATGTGGAGAAGTTGAAAGTTGTTGGATCTAAATGCCTAACACTTTTCCGTGAGTTTCAAGATACCATCACAAAGATGCACTGGAAAGCACCGTGTTTCAGTGGTGATGGTGAGTGGGTAATTGGTGGTTCTGCAAGCAAAGGGGAACACAAGATTTACATATGGGACAGGGCCGGGCATCTCGTGAAAATTCTTGAAGGGCCAAAGGAAGCCTTAATCGATTTAGTGTGGCACCCTGTTCATCCCATTGTCGTCTCTGTTTCCTTGACTGGCTTGGTTTACATATGGGCTAAAGATTACACTGAGAATTGGAGTGCATTTGCTCCTGATTTTAAGGAGCTCGAGGAAAATGAGGAATACATAGAACGAGAAGATGAATTTGATCTGATCCCCGAAACTGAAAAG GCCAAAGAATCTAAtgttaatgaagatgatgaagttgATATTGTGACAGTGGACAAGGATTCAGCTTTCAGTGATTCAGATATGTCACAGGACGAGCTGTGCTTCTTGCCAGCAATTCCTTTGCCTGATGCTCCTGAGCAACATGACAAGTGCTTAGAAAGTTCATCAAAGTTGGTGGAAAGTAATAATTCTGGCTCCCCTCTTTCAGAAGACGGCAGACCAAATGGACGTGCAATTAATCATGCATCAAGTCCACTTGAAG AGGACCCTGGAACAACACGCATGAAAAGAAAACGAAAGCCTTCCGAAAAGTGGTTGGACTTGCAGCTTTAG